In Sorghum bicolor cultivar BTx623 chromosome 10, Sorghum_bicolor_NCBIv3, whole genome shotgun sequence, one genomic interval encodes:
- the LOC8063820 gene encoding reticulon-like protein B17, whose translation MEAMAAEPSSPAPAAAGNLPTPPYLHCLAPSDEVATPPPKPKQSTAGPGLRTPSPAPSVQVSAGHSLHDLLLLSPPPPSSRRHRSRTRGAAGTSVDESLEIVAVVGTPTPPRRRRRGAAEQCVAPALASPRNARRARRRLEKDVEAAEEDAARKARRRKSTRAAPKAAAAADKAAAVLNDDDTTMALVPACPVATCGTDFVERSELEGFWERIVELVMWRNVAKSALWFGSGSMFFSCSFSRDVTFSPISALCHLGVMILGLAFFKNSVPQRPQVENKRSFQLTEEDVLRASQAVLPIANSMISMAQVIFSGEPSMTLKVLPVLLFGAKYGGLVTVWRLVAAGFFTSFTVPKLYSCYSSQIHRRVEILRDQALEAWKSCPRKKLVAAMVVTMCWNMFSVKTRVMAAFVSLVILRYNQKYHKANIMTEVGSSRDEQGQTMEMDE comes from the exons ATGGAGGCCATGGCCGCGGAACCATCCTCCCCGGCGCCGGCTGCCGCTGGAAATCTCCCTACTCCGCCGTACCTCCACTGCCTAGCTCCATCTGATGAGGTAGCAACGCCGCCGCCGAAGCCGAAGCAATCAACCGCGGGGCCGGGGCTGAGGACCCCCTCGCCGGCGCCGTCGGTTCAGGTGTCCGCCGGGCACTCTCTGCACGACCTGCTGCTGCTGTCCCCGCCACCCCCGAGCTCTCGCCGCCACCGGTCGAGGACCCGTGGGGCCGCCGGGACGAGCGTGGACGAGAGCCTGGAGATTGTTGCGGTGGTGGGGACGCCCACGCCGCCAAGGCGGAGGCGGCGCGGGGCCGCGGAGCAGTGCGTGGCGCCCGCTCTGGCGTCCCCGAGGAACGCACGACGGGCGAGGCGGAGGCTGGAGAAGGACGTcgaggcggcggaggaggacgcCGCCAGGAAGGCCCGCAggaggaagtccacaagggcTGCGCCCAAAGCTGCAGCGGCCGCGGACAAGGCAGCGGCGGTGCTGAACGACGACGATACAACCATGGCTTTGGTCCCGGCTTGTCCTGTTGCTACCTGCG GAACTGACTTCGTGGAACGATCTGAGTTGGAAGGTTTCTGGGAAAGGATCGTTGAGTTGGTGATGTGGAGGAACGTGGCTAAATCGGCACTCTGGTTCGGATCTGGATCTATGTTCTTCTCATGCTCATTTTCAAGAGACGTCACCTTCAG CCCAATCTCAGCTCTCTGTCACCTCGGCGTTATGATCTTAGGCTTGGCTTTCTTCAAGAATTCTGTTCCTCAGAG GCCGCAGGTGGAGAATAAGAGAAGCTTCCAGTTGACTGAAGAAGACGTGCTTCGTGCTTCTCAAGCTGTGCTTCCGATTGCAAATTCCATGATATCCATGGCACAAGTGATCTTCTCTGGTGAACCCTCAATGACTCTCAAA GTACTGCCTGTACTTTTGTTCGGTGCTAAATATGGGGGCCTTGTTACAGTGTGGAGGCTTGTAGCTGCAG GATTTTTCACCAGTTTTACAGTCCCAAAGCTATATAGCTGTTATTCAAGTCAAATTCATAGAAGAG TTGAGATTTTGAGAGATCAGGCTCTAGAAGCATGGAAGTCTTGCCCACGCAAAAAACTTGTTGCAGCTATGGTAGTCACAATGTGCTGGAACATGTTTAGTGTGAAGACACGCGTCATGGCAG CCTTTGTTTCACTTGTAATACTGCGCTACAATCAGAAGTACCACAAGGCGAACATAATGACAGAAGTTGGAAGTAGCCGAGATGAGCAAGGGCAGACAATGGAGATGGATGAGTAA